Genomic segment of Rattus norvegicus strain BN/NHsdMcwi chromosome 7, GRCr8, whole genome shotgun sequence:
ataaaaatggaataaatttataGGATGTAATTTACTAACTGAGGAATTAAAACTATGTCTAGTGGTACCTGATTGTGGTCTATACCTTATGAATATAGCCTCATTCTGCAGAATGACATGACCTATCAAAGATGCAGCCAAGGAAAGTAATTGTCTGCTCCATTATAGAGCATCTGAATCAGGtgctttaataaaaattttacataTAGGTGTGTATACATCCATTCCAGTGAAATATTGAAGAAATACTATGAACCCATCTTTTATAAAGACTTAAAGAAGAAAAGCTTTCAGACATCTAGAATAGCTTAGGCTTGGCTTTACATGGCAACTGAAACAGATTCAGTTCAGAGGTCGTTCTGACCCAAGGGATTCAAATGCTGGCTGTGGTCACACAAACAAGTCATTAGCAAGCTGTAGCCCTGTGCTGCAGCTGCCTGCTCCCTGCTCTCCCTCTGGCCAGCCTTACTCTTTAAATTCTACCTGCCAATAAACACGTCAACTGGGGGAATAACCCCCAACTCCTCAACTCTTGCCTTCCATCTGTGCTCCGCAGTCCTCCGTCCTGTTTTCCTCTCATTCCTCTACGGAAACAGTCTCATGTAACCTGCATCTTCGTATTAACAAGGCCCTGGTGTACGTCTATGGCTCTATCCAAACGTGGATGCCACTCGACttcagaagaagcagaaggaaacaTAACAGCAGAGAAACTCGAGCTCCTACAGTTAATTTAGGGGCAAAGTCAAAAGAGACAattcagagagaggaagaagctgagAGGGTCATAGTGCAGAACACTTACTTTTGGGAACACAGTGTCCCTTAAGACTTCTGGTGAGTGGCCCAGAGCCTCTTCAGTTTCAATCCAAATGACAATGCTTCTCTGAGTCCTCCTCAAGTAATGTTTCCACCACTAAAAATTGGATCTACAAGAGCTCAGATATACTGGTAATAAAAAAAGTCAGGGGCTTCCAAGTGGGCCCCAGGCCCCTTTTAAAGTAGGCCCACTTCTGTCCTGGGCCAACTCCCCTGTGCACTACAATCCTTCCAGGGGCAGGGATTCAGCCTGGTGCTTCTCTTCTGAGTGTCACCACCTACTCTACTTCTCCGTTCCTCTAAGCCCAAGACTGGCTGTGGAGTAGGACACCAGCTTCCCCCTATCCTTGCTGTCcctgcaaataaacaaacagactcGTCTAATTCCTAAAAGTATGAGAgaatagaaggaaaaacaaaaacaagcgaACAAAAAAGGCACCAATATAGTGGCAGAGATCAGGGTTATAGTAATTGTCTCTACTTCAAAACGCCTGCCTCAAAATAACCAATCAAATGAGCTACATATTGCGTATGTCCAAATATGTATACAGTACACACTAAGCCATTCCCatccttacacagacatacaccctGTGCTTTTCAAAACACTTATAACAGGAGTCCAAAAATAGAAGTAGCTTCTCATTTTAGAATCTTTCCTTGAacttaaaaagtatttaaaacctTGCTTTTTAATAGATGCCAAGAAACGCCGAAAATATTCTATTCGATGTAAATGAGGactcacagtaaaaaaaaaaaaaaaaaaaaaaaaaaaaaacctattgagATTTACACGATAGGTCTGTCAAAAGCGGCCAGTATTGTAGAAACAATAAAATCTCTACATGTCTCTACACTCACCATGTTAATAAAATTCtataaactgaattttaaaacCGGGATACCTCCTTTTTAGAAACAACTTTGACTATTTAGAATGTCAAAATTATACAGGCCCTCTTTTTCAAACAGAAAATTCCCCATGTTCTGCGATAATTTATATTCTAATAGGCTTCAGAGTAGCAAAATAAATACGTTACTTAAACATTGCTACAAATCACAGGACTCAAAGAAATGAACTTAAAGTCTGCCTTCCTGCAAGGGACCTGTGACCAGGTGGAGACGGATCAAAAAGGCCActgactttttaaatgtttttaaaagacaatacTATATATCTACCACACCACAAATTTAGGGCCAGAAACAGACAAAGATCAGGATACCCCGTTTGTGTAAAGATATTCAGGCACTCGAGTAAAAATGCGTTGCTGGGCTCGCCTCCCAACTACTTAATTGTAAAATATTACAGAAATGGAACAAAAACCAGACGTGAAACCTTGGCCTGACCCTTCCGGACATCCGTTACTAAGAAAGTTTGATCTATTACGATCCTACAGCGATACTTTTTCCCCAGGGGGACCGAATGACATCGCGGCCTTTCCTCcgtcccttccccctccccgtccccgtccccgccccctccccgcACACCAACACCACAATGCGGCCAACGTCTCCGCGCCCggctggggagggggacaccGCGCCGGCCACGCACTGAATAGCAGCGGCCGGCGACCCCCTTCCATAATTCATCCCCCGAAGCAGGCGTCGCGGACCACGTCGCCGCTGCCGCCGCGGCCGCCACCGATCCCTCGCCGCAAGCCGCGGCTCAGCCGGGTCGCGCCCCACCGCGGACACCGCCTGGCTGGCCGCCCCGCCGTCCCGCGTCGCGCGGGGGCCGCGGGCCGCGGACGCGCGGGACTCACCGGGTGGAGGTGCCCTTCCGCACATCGCACATCATGCACTTGAAGGCCTCGGCGCTGTTCCGGAAGGTGCAGACGCTGCAGTCCCAGTAGCCCTCATCCGAGGCGGGCTTCGGCTGCCGCTTCGGCCTGCAGGACACAACCGGACACGACGCAGCGCGGGGTCAGCCGCAGGCCGCGCCCGGCCCCGTGCCCCGCCCCGCCCGGCCCGCGACCCCCGCCCCGCCCGGCGCCGCGCGGGGGAGGGGAGCGCGGCCGCTGACCCCGGCCGCCATCGCGGCCCATTGTGGGCAGCGGCGCGCGGCGCCGCAccccctctccacacacacacacacacacgcacacacacacacacacacacacacacacgcgcgcgcccCGGGCCGCGCCACCGGGCCGCGGGCGCTCCGCCGGCGGGCGCCCTACCTGGTGGGGCTCTTCTTGTCGCCCATGCTCGCTGCCGACGCGCGCGAGGCCGCGGCCCGTCTGTCAGCGCCGAGGCGAGGGGCCGGCGGAAGCGCGGAGGCGAGGGGGCGGGGAAGGCCGCGCCGCGAGctgcagccgccgccgccgccgccaccgccgccgccggaTCCCACGCAGCCTCCAGCTGTCGGGGAAACTCCTGCCCGCGCGCACGTGACCCGCGCCGGCCAACCAGCGGCCGCGCCGGAGACTTCAAACGCGGGGAGCGCGGCCCAGCACCCGCGGCGAGTTCGCGGCGCCGCCTCCCTCCTGCTCACCCGCTCGCCGCCCGGAGCGCTCAGGCCGTGGCTCGCACGCCCGGAGGGGCGCGGTGGCTGGCGCCCGCAGACACACGTGCGCCCAGCGCGGCGGGGACCGTCGTCCTTCATTGGGGGTAGCGACCCAGAGGCTCGGGAAAGGTTCGGTGCCCTGCTCTGACTTACATAATTCGAACGTGACGAAACCAGGGTCTGATCCTGTTTTAATTCCAGAGGCGTCCTCTTGGCCTCACGGGGCTCTGCAGTGGCTTGTTATAAAACGGACGTTCGTGAGCTTTCCTAAGACGAATGAGGTTGCTTGTGTCCTGGACACCACCTCCCCAGCCTCGTTACTTCAGCCTATCAGAGACACACCTCGCCTGTTAGACCCAAACAACCATCTCGCTGGTCCTTTAAGCTCTGCTCCCACCTCCCCAACCTAGCGGGTACCCCACAACCAGAGTTAGCGTGCCATCGCTCTGATCGAGAGGCGACCTTAGCGTGCCAAGTCAGGAGAGCTGCTCCTTTGAAGAAAGGGTAGATGAAATCCATCCTTTCGCGGAGCCCTGCCTTTACTGCCTTACTTGGGTGTGCTGATGGAGGCGGTGTAGCTTAGCGTTAGGCTTAACTAACTGAAGAGGACCCAGTTCAGGCACTGAGTACTTAACAGTTGATCTGTGTGACTCCTAGTTGGGATACACTATAAAGGGTGTTTAGAAAATCCAGCTGGACTAAAGCAGGATAAAGCAAATTTTCATCATAATACTCAGAGGGGGGTGGCAACTAAAAACTTAGGAGTTAATTATTTATGAAGTCCTTAGTATTTTGAACTATATTGTCCGTGGGTAATTTAAATAGGAAAGCAGCTAAAAACCGCAGCTAAGGGAGACTGCTGTATTGATGTATTACTTACCAAAAACATCAAAAGTTAATAACCGAAGGGGGAATGCTGACCTTTTATCATTGGGAATTAGAGATTAATTGGGGTAATTAAGAGGGAACCGGGCTACCAGATTCTGAgagaagaaactttttttttttctttcggagctggggaccgaacccagggccttgcgcttcctaggtaagcgctctaccactgagctaaatccccagccccctgagagAAGAAACTTAAAATGAAGTATAGCAGAACGGGCAAGCATATGGCTCAGCGGTGGAGCACTtttgaaaaatcattttaaaaaattgttttatgtggggtctgcttggttgtttagtttttttttgtttttgtttttgtttttttttgcaaaaTAGACTTGATCTAGTTGAGTATAAAAGTTAtatgttagggctggagagatggctcagcggttaagagcaaccttctactcttccagaggtcctgagttcaattcccagcaaccacatggtggctcacaaccatctataaagagattcgatgccctcttctggtgtgtctgaagacagctacagtgtgtatatatatatatatatatatatatatatatatatatataataaatgaataaatcttaaaaaaagagttATATGTTAGAGGTTGCATTAATTTTCCAGGATAAAAGTAAATGTCAGAGGCTGAGTGGCTTGTGCAATGGAATTGTATTTTCCCGAGATACTGGAGACTCCAGGTAGAAGGTGAGGATGTCAGGGCTGCTTTCTTCCAAGGCTTGCAGATAGCCACCTATCTAGCTCCCACCTCCAAAGGggcatctctgtgtgtgagtgctttaCCCTAATCTCTTTGTATCCCATCTGCCCGTGCCAGGCTCCCTGGATTAGGGCCTACACtagtttcctcatttttaaatgatgtatacaggcattggtgttttgactccatgtgtgactgtgtgacagTGTGgggtccctggaactagagttacagacagttttaaCCCACCAGGTGgattctgagaattgaacctctggaaaagcactcagtgcttttaaccactgagtcatctctcccagCGCCAACAACCTCATTTTAATTACCTCTttagagagaaacaggaagaggggTGAAAGTGCAAAGCAGAGAAGCAGTCCTGTTGGGCCAGCCCTGGACTGGCCTGTTGCCTCTAGTGCATAGCCTACAGGAATATACCTGTCAATCAAAGAACCCGTGTTCAGCATCTCCACCTTCCTTCCTGTAGCTCCCCACAGGGTCCTAGTTGATATTAGTAACTGTCTCATGTTTCTTCGGTGTActtgctagttttatgtcaacttgaccccaagctagagtcatcagagagtaGGGAAcctccgttgaggaaatgccaCCACGAGATCCAGCCAAAAGGCATTTTCTAAGTAATCAATGGGgaaaaagcaggctaagcaagccataaggagcaagctggttggcagcacccctccatggcctctgcgtcagctcctgcctccaggttcctgccctgtgtcagTTCTGGACTTTcttcaataatgaacagcaatatggaagcataagccaaataagccctcccctccccgtgctttttggtcctggtgtttcatcccagcaatagaaaccctaagtcaCTTAGCCAGGCCGAGTTCTTACCCGGCGAAGTTCTTGAAGAGTC
This window contains:
- the Yaf2 gene encoding YY1-associated factor 2 isoform X1 is translated as MKDDGPRRAGRTCVCGRQPPRPSGRASHGLSAPGGERVSRREAAPRTRRGCWAALPAFEVSGAAAGWPARVTCARAGVSPTAGGCVGSGGGGGGGGGGCSSRRGLPRPLASALPPAPRLGADRRAAASRASAASMGDKKSPTRPKRQPKPASDEGYWDCSVCTFRNSAEAFKCMMCDVRKGTSTREEKTGSLTSNWSSPIG